GCGACCGCTCCCCCAGCAGCCAGACACGGCGGCTCCCAAAAACCGAGAAACAAAAGTGTCCGCGGCCGCGCCCCCAGCACCGTGACACTGCCGCTCCCAAAAACCGAGGGACAAAAGCGTccgcggccgcggccccgcgctCCCTTCCCACGGGCTCCGGCTCTcactgagctgcagagggagcaggagggggcTCGGCCGGCACAAAGCCcggctgtgctgcccagggcgCTGCCCCCGCTCCCCTGACCCTGGCACGGCGTGGGaagctgccaggctgccctgggaacGCCGCGGCCCCCGagacaaggcaggcaggcacCGATAGAAACGATATTTTATTCCTTCCCCCTTAGgtcacagcacagagcacaccagccctccagcacagcagcacactCGCCTATTTAAAAGGAGACACAATAGCTCAGTTTATTTTACAACAGTCAGGGTTTGGCCATTTCACACACCACAGGGAGCTCTTTGTTTCGTGGTAACACCGACGGCACACTAGGGACAGCACCGGGACACACACCGTGGCACtcgggggccgggctgggctctgccctgcacgGAGCTCTCTGcaacagccaggacagagggaaGGGACACAACACGAGAGACACGGCCCCTCTGCCTGGCACAGATGGGACAGGGCTTCCCGGTGCCACCGAGTGATGCCGAgcatgcagggacacagagcacgCTGGAGGCAGGCCGCCACAGTGGGATGGACACAGCAGAAACTCCTCTCAAAACCATCCTGGGGGACAGGATCCCCTTCCCGGTGTGGGGATGGCACCCTGAGGGGTTTCAGAGAAGCCCTGGGGaccccccagtgctgccccagccaagctggcagtgcccagccccagccgaGGCTTTACCTGCCCATGGATGAGGGGAAGAGCCAAAAATCACAGCTTTGCCTCTGGCCCATGAGAGGACACAGGGTGACAATGACCTCCGGGCTCAGCACGTTGTCACAGTGCAAGCTCAGGTGTGCAAAAGCCCCGAGGATCTCTCAGTGCCACTCgctgctgctccatggggagaggggacagctggcacagggggtgACATGAAACCACCACGGGACAACACACAGCACtgacacaggtggcacagggggtgaCAAGGCgccagcaggggcaggagcaccaggaggagATGGCCCTGCCCCTTCTGTGCCACAGACAAGCACAGACAGGATCTCTGGTTCCCTTCAGCTCCCAGACTGTGCCACCCACCCAGCTCTGGCTCACGGGCAGGAGTTGGTGTGTGCTGGTCAGGGAGGTCACTGCTGTGCCGCTGCCCTCACCCACGGTGTCACCGTGCTGGGGACCTCACGGGCTCCGCTGCCCCCACACTTAAAGCAGTGTAACACAGGTCTAACAGGGACAGAAACAACTCCTTGGCAGGGAGTGCCCAGCAGGAGAGCTCCCTTCAGCCCTGAATCCAGcaccccagtgaccccagcGAGGAGGGCTGAGCCATGGGAGGTCCCTGCCTGGCCCACCCCCCACCATGGCTGTTTTAGGCTGGGGCATGCAGGGGGTTATTGCTGAAATGGGGACGGGTGGCCCTGAAATGGCtgggcagctccccagggcactgcaggtccccaagccctgcccaaagccaggggggctgtgctgctgacccacagccccctgtccccaggcgTGGGGGGCACCCCAAAGGGCAGCGACCTGCCAGTCCTACAGAGCCCGAACCACACACACAGCACGAGGAGGGTGAGGAGAAAGTCACGATTACAACACCAGCAACAACGAGCCCTAGAGGTAAGGATCATCTCACAGCAACGTGGCACACCACGGGAGGCAGAGAGGACGGTGAGCAGAGTTCAGTGGGGTTAGGGACAGAGAACCGGTGCTggagcacagaggggacacggaCACGGCAGCCCCGCGGCTCCTGAGAGGTTCCTGCAGCTGGGGTTTCAGTCTCCTCACAGGCTGCGGGCATCTGCGCTCTGGGTGTCCCTCCTGGGGTCTCTGGCTCTGcgtggggagcagggcaggggtcaGGCTTTAACCCATtgctgccatggccaggctatccccaccctgctgccaacaccctaACACCAAAACCGCTGAggggtggaggagcagcagaaaaggAAGTGTAACACAAGGGAAAATCCGGACAGAtgcttccttttcctgctgggctgcctgtgGACACTCAGgccctcaccagtgctgagtttCCCTGCTGTGGACCCCACCAGTGCTcacccccagcccatcccagggatgcagagctgcccagtcccactgctgtgctcagagcagccatccccacaggcagccccagctgtccctcCCATCCTGATTCTCCCTCCCATCCTGGCCTGGACTCACAGCATTGGCTCCTGCTCAGTTCTCTGCCTTCGGTGCCGCTGTTGCTGCAAAGGCAAGAGCAGAGAGGATTGTGGTGCCTGCCCAGCATTGGgagggggctgtggcagggggGGTGGCCCAGGGACCACAGGACAGTGACCTTACCATTTGAGGTGATCAGGGTCTCTGCCTGAGCCTCCTCGTCCCCTGGAGCCCTGCAAGGAGAGGAGCAtggtgagggcagagctggggtctGATGGGGCTGGGGTCTGAGCTCCAccaggggctggggtggccaggaaggtgcaggggcagcaggcagagctgctcccccagTTTGGGCACCCCAAAGGGACACCCAGAGAGTGCAGCcgctgtgccagctgtgagaGGGAGCCCAGGAGGATCCAGAGGGGCTTTCCAAGGGAGATGCTCCCCACCACTCACCTGGGCTTCTGCTTGAAACTGCAcctgcacctcctgcctgcAAGGGGAGAGAAGCAACGTGAGTGTGGCCCAAAGGGGAATGGGATGGGGCCTTTCCCACCACGGGAACAGCCCCGCAGCCccacctgccagcccagcacccagcacgTCCCCAACTCACTGAGGATGAGGAGAATGCCCACGGTGAACAGGACCACAGCGAACACCAGCCCCCCGATCCTCAGGCTCTGGTAATCTGGGagggggggacacacagggctcattgctgctggctccagggcagggacagctccctgctgcccacggcaCCCCCACACACTCAGCCATGCTCACTCACCATAGTTAAAGggatcctcctcctccttctcctgggTGGCCACTGCGAACGAGCAGAATGGGGTGTGAGGTGAGGGAGCCCCTGgtgagccctgccagctccccacaaaccctggggctctgggctctcatggctgctgccccacatcccctccagccccttgGGTCCGTGTGGAGGCTTTCCAGGTTCCCCAGCCCGTTCCTGAGCTGTGTGGGGGCAGCACGGGCACTCACCGTCTGCCAGGGCTGCGGGcaccagcagggagcacaggaacATGAGCGCGGCCTCCA
The genomic region above belongs to Zonotrichia leucophrys gambelii isolate GWCS_2022_RI chromosome 24, RI_Zleu_2.0, whole genome shotgun sequence and contains:
- the FXYD6 gene encoding FXYD domain-containing ion transport regulator 6, which codes for MEAALMFLCSLLVPAALADVATQEKEEEDPFNYDYQSLRIGGLVFAVVLFTVGILLILSRRCRCSFKQKPRAPGDEEAQAETLITSNATAAPKAEN